One segment of Solanum lycopersicum chromosome 1, SLM_r2.1 DNA contains the following:
- the LOC109119987 gene encoding bax inhibitor 1-like has product MKFSVMKNAVKAYFKRDWTRQDLMDFGRISMHAYRSLNRVYLTFFCTMLSFTFGSFLHWIWEAGGPVTVISSVSSLLWLYITPPWRVRMRVLLLLHAVFNLGASSCLIIQHLTEMEQALALGLLVGSTIGIGTFWLVALITMERTEIYLGTLLYSNAVIIYGVCLYALDILDSHIAHWILVVYTLHAFFMGYLVVYSQEILYNARFGDIDFVNCTFTVFLHLPAIVVHAVRLCLGAKIQQHRRN; this is encoded by the exons atgaaattctcaGTGATGAAAAATGCTGTGAAAGCTTACTTCAAAAGGGATTGGACAAGACAAGACTTGATGGATTTTGGAAGAATCTCCATGCATGCTTACAGAAGCTTGAATAGG GTGTATCTTACTTTCTTCTGTACCATGTTGAGCTTTACTTTTGGATCCTTCTTGCACTGGATCTGGGAAGCGGGAGGGCCGGTCACAGTCATTTCTTCTGTATCAAGTTTACTCTGGCTGTACATTACACCACCATGGAGAGTG AGGATGAGGGTTTTACTCTTGCTGCATGCTGTCTTTAATTTGGGAGCTTCTTCTTGCCTTATTATCCAACATCTCACCGAAATGGAACAAGC CCTTGCTTTGGGCCTTTTGGTAGGTTCAACAATTGGCATTGGAACTTTCTGGCTTGTAGCCTTGATAACGATGGAAAGGACAGAAATCTACTTGGGAACCCTGCTTTATTCTAATGCTGTAATAATCTACGGCGTTTGTCTTTATGCTTTAGATATCCTTGACAGCCACATAGCTCATTGGATATTAGTG GTATACACTCTGCATGCATTTTTCATGGGGTACCTTGTGGTATATAGCCAAGAGATATTGTACAATGCTCGCTTTGGAGATATTGACTTTGTCAATTGCACATTTACCGTCTTCCTACATTTACCAGCTATAGTGGTCCATGCTGTAAGACTCTGCCTGGGTGCAAAAATTCAGCAACACAGACGGAATTAG
- the LOC109119989 gene encoding bax inhibitor 1-like isoform X1, with product MKFSDMKLVAKNAVRAYFVRSWSIEDLMNNGEIPQQAYKSLKKVYLTLFFAMWSFTFGSFLHWTRGAGGQFTVLCSVASLLCLYFISPLRVRTRVLLLMIAAFSIGASIGIFIKYFVDIDHGLVYTLLAPPTFAIGFLWFGSMFTRERSDIYLGCVYYCWALCFSTFVVSNADYVGSRAAHFLYKVCIVLALFLGYIVVYTQEILYDAHFGEINFVNRTLTIVFRLPGIVVHAARLCLIQCIIEQHR from the exons atgaaattctCAGATATGAAACTTGTGGCCAAAAATGCTGTGAGAGCTTACTTCGTAAGGAGTTGGTCAATAGAAGACCTGATGAATAATGGAGAAATTCCCCAGCAGGCTTACAAAAGCTTGAAGAAG GTATATCTTACTCTCTTCTTTGCCATGTGGAGCTTTACTTTTGGATCTTTCTTGCACTGGACCCGGGGAGCGGGAGGGCAGTTCACAGTCCTTTGTTCTGTAGCAAGTTTACTCTGTCTTTACTTTATATCACCATTGAGAGTG AGGACGAGGGTCTTACTCTTGATGATTGCTGCCTTTTCCATCGGTGCTTCTATTGgcatttttatcaaatatttcgTCGATATAGATCATGG CCTTGTTTACACCCTTTTGGCACCTCCAACATTTGCCATTGGATTTCTGTGGTTTGGATCGATGTTTACGAGGGAAAGGAGTGATATCTACTTGGGCTGCGTGTATTATTGTTGGGCTCTATGTTTCTCCACCTTTGTTGTTAGTAATGCAGACTACGTTGGCAGCCGGGCAGCTCATTTTTTGTATAAG GTATGCATTGTGCTTGCTTTGTTCTTGGGGTACATTGTGGTATATACCCAAGAGATATTGTATGATGCTCACTTTGGAGAAATTAACTTTGTCAATCGCACACTCACCATCGTCTTCCGTTTACCGGGTATAGTGGTCCATGCTGCAAGACTTTGCCTGATTCAATGCATAATTGAGCAACACAGATAG
- the LOC101248149 gene encoding bax inhibitor 1-like: protein MKFLELKLHAMNAVKWYFNRNWGREDLMKSGIVKLETLDVLNAVYLTFYNVMFCSTVGSYLHLFWEVGGLFTVLCSVVSLLWLYFTPPWRLKLRRSLLMIYAFSFGASVGLLTKYLFEMHQNYVASFFAGTTVGIAYFKFEVTITRERSHIYHGGLLYCCLVTLAVLLVIGSLIRDSYTVLAILKVTASVILFLGYFVVYSQEIFYDVSFGDIDFIHRALTVFFNLPAIVLHAARVCLPFGAKVNQTAD, encoded by the exons ATGAAGTTTTTAGAGCTGAAACTCCACGCGATGAATGCTGTGAAATGGTACTTCAACAGGAACTGGGGAAGAGAAGACCTGATGAAATCTGGAATAGTTAAGCTGGAAACTCTCGATGTCTTGAATGCG GTGTATCTTACTTTCTACAATGTCATGTTTTGCTCTACTGTTGGATCCTACTTGCACTTGTTCTGGGAAGTGGGAGGGCTGTTCACAGTCCTCTGTTCCGTAGTAAGTTTACTCTGGCTTTACTTTACACCACCATGGAGACTG AAGCTAAGGCGCTCACTATTGATGATTTATGCCTTCTCCTTTGGGGCTTCTGTTGGCCTTCTTACAAAATATCTCTTTGAAATGCATCAAAA CTATGTTGCCAGCTTTTTTGCAGGTACAACAGTTGGCATCGCATATTTCAAGTTTGAAGTCACAATAACAAGGGAAAGGAGCCACATCTACCACGGTGGCCTGCTTTATTGTTGTCTTGTAACGTTAGCAGTCTTGCTTGTGATTGGCAGTCTTATCCGTGACAGCTACACAGTCCTAGCCATCCTAAAG GTAACCGCTTCGGTGATATTGTTCCTGGGTTACTTTGTGGTATATAGCCAAGAGATATTCTATGATGTTAGCTTTGGAGATATTGACTTTATCCATCGCGCACTCACTGTCTTCTTCAATTTACCGGCTATAGTGCTCCATGCTGCAAGAGTATGCCTTCCCTTTGGTGCAAAAGTTAATCAAACTGCAGATTAG
- the LOC104648921 gene encoding bax inhibitor 1-like, with the protein MKFTNMKLQARKAVRAYFVRKWTIEDLMNNDEIPEHACASLRTVYLTLLCALWSFSFGSFLQLIWEVGGRFTVLSSVASLPCLYFISPLRVRTKVSLLMFAACNMGASFGLYIEYLFGMNQILVVSLYAGSTLAIGTFWIESLLSRERREIYINCLTYPFSLMLATYVVRTFEVINIHVAHWMLKVCVVLALFLGYVVVYSQEILYDAHFREINFVNRTLTIFFHLPGIVVHAARLCIGANIEQHRQN; encoded by the exons ATGAAGTTCACAAATATGAAACTCCAGGCAAGGAAGGCTGTGAGAGCTTACTTCGTAAGGAAATGGACAATAGAAGACCTGATGAATAATGATGAAATTCCCGAGCACGCTTGCGCAAGCTTGAGgacg GTGTATCTTACTCTCTTATGTGCCTTGTGGAGCTTTTCTTTTGGATCTTTCTTGCAATTGATCTGGGAAGTGGGAGGGCGATTCACAGTCCTTTCTTCTGTAGCAAGTTTACCCTGTCTGTACTTTATATCACCATTGAGAGTG AGGACGAAGGTCTCACTCTTGATGTTTGCAGCCTGTAACATGGGTGCTTCTTTTGGCCTTTATATCGAATATCTCTTCGGAATGAATCAAAT CCTTGTTGTCAGCCTTTATGCAGGTTCAACACTTGCCATTGGAACTTTCTGGATTGAATCCTTGTTATCGAGGGAAAGGAGAGAAATCTATATCAACTGCCTGACTTATCCTTTTAGTCTAATGCTTGCCACCTATGTTGTTAGAACTTTCGAAGTCATTAACATACACGTAGCTCATTGGATGTTAAAG GTATGCGTTGTGCTTGCATTGTTCTTGGGGTATGTTGTGGTATATAGCCAAGAGATACTGTATGATGCTCACTTTAGAGAAATCAACTTTGTCAATCGCACACTCACCATCTTCTTCCATTTACCGGGTATAGTGGTCCATGCTGCAAGACTATGCATTGGTGCAAATATTGAGCAACACCGACAGAATTAA
- the LOC109119989 gene encoding bax inhibitor 1-like isoform X2, translating to MKFSDMKLVAKNAVRAYFVRSWSIEDLMNNGEIPQQAYKSLKKRTRVLLLMIAAFSIGASIGIFIKYFVDIDHGLVYTLLAPPTFAIGFLWFGSMFTRERSDIYLGCVYYCWALCFSTFVVSNADYVGSRAAHFLYKVCIVLALFLGYIVVYTQEILYDAHFGEINFVNRTLTIVFRLPGIVVHAARLCLIQCIIEQHR from the exons atgaaattctCAGATATGAAACTTGTGGCCAAAAATGCTGTGAGAGCTTACTTCGTAAGGAGTTGGTCAATAGAAGACCTGATGAATAATGGAGAAATTCCCCAGCAGGCTTACAAAAGCTTGAAGAAG AGGACGAGGGTCTTACTCTTGATGATTGCTGCCTTTTCCATCGGTGCTTCTATTGgcatttttatcaaatatttcgTCGATATAGATCATGG CCTTGTTTACACCCTTTTGGCACCTCCAACATTTGCCATTGGATTTCTGTGGTTTGGATCGATGTTTACGAGGGAAAGGAGTGATATCTACTTGGGCTGCGTGTATTATTGTTGGGCTCTATGTTTCTCCACCTTTGTTGTTAGTAATGCAGACTACGTTGGCAGCCGGGCAGCTCATTTTTTGTATAAG GTATGCATTGTGCTTGCTTTGTTCTTGGGGTACATTGTGGTATATACCCAAGAGATATTGTATGATGCTCACTTTGGAGAAATTAACTTTGTCAATCGCACACTCACCATCGTCTTCCGTTTACCGGGTATAGTGGTCCATGCTGCAAGACTTTGCCTGATTCAATGCATAATTGAGCAACACAGATAG